Genomic DNA from Caloranaerobacter ferrireducens:
TTGTTATTTTTTTCAACAATAAGTTTTAATATACATTTGCTATTTAGAAAATTACATCAAATAAGTTTACTTTCATGTTTTACATATGAATAAACTTATTTGTATAAAAAGATAATATATATATGGTTAACAGGAGGGATTTAAGTGCAAGGAATATTAGTGAGTATATTGGTAGGTTTATGCACTGGATTAGGAGCATTACCTTTTTTGTTTATAAAAAAAGTTCCACAAGCTTTAAAGGATGGGCTTCTAGGTTTTGCTGGAGGGATTATGGTATTTGCAAGTTCTTTTAATTTAATACAGCCAGCTTTAGAAAAAGGCAACTTAATAAGTGTTATTGGAGGTATAATAATAGGTACACTATTATTAACTTTTATAGAATATTTTGTTCCTCATACACATACAAAAAACTATAAGGAAAATGATAATGGTAGCGTGCTAAAAAAAAATATACTTTTAGCAATAGCGGTTGCCATTCATAATGTACCAGAAGGTTTTGCTATAGGAGTTGGATACGGAACTGGTAATATGAGTACAGGTCTAAATTTAGCATTAGCCATAGGAGTTCAGAATATTCCAGAAGGGTTAGTTGTTGCTGCACCATTAATTGAAGGGGGATATCCGAGAGGTAAAGCACTACTTTTTTCTTTTTTAACAGGGATAGGAGAACCTATTGCTGCTGCTATAGGTTTTTTTGCTGCAAGATTAACAGATAAGTTACTTCCATTAATATTATCAATTGCTGCGGGAGCTATGTTTTATGTAGTATCGCATGAATTAATACCAGAAAGTCACTGTAATAATAATGAGATGTTAGCTACATATGGGTTTATTATAGGGTTAATACTTATGATAATATTTAGAACTGTTATTGGAGAGTAGAGATACTCTCTTTTTTTATAATCTATAGGAAATTATATACCTTATTAAACTGCGGATAATTCTTAATATAATTTCCGTAATTACATTGTAGTTGATTTTAAATCGAAGATTTTGTTCATTAAATTGAATTTTTTTCAAGCTATTCGAATATTGTTTAAAAGGGTCTATACAATTTCAATTAACAATAACCAAACATTATTAAAAGTTATTAAAAGTTCCAATTATAATATAGCCAAGAATAGGCAAAACTTTAAAATAGTATTTAAAGTTAGGAAAAAACACAAGTAATAGGAAGTGGTGTTATGATTAATAAAAATAAAATCAATATTTTTACTGATTGCTTAAAAATTATATTTATTACATTGGTAACAACTATTTTAATTGAGAAGTATATAATAGGCATTACTTTAGTAAAAGGAGGATCTATGCTAAATACAATTAATAATAATGATAGGTTGCTTATTAATAAGTTATCATATATTTATAAAAAACCTTCACGTGGAGATATAATTATTTTTAAACCACCACTAAAGAATCGGAAAGGTGAACTATTTATTAAGAGAGTTATTGCTGTAGAAGGTGATGAGTTTAAGATTGTAGGTAATCATGTATATATAAATGATGAACTTTTGATAGAAGAATATATTAGTGATGAAAAATACATAGAAAGAGATTATAATATTTTACAGGGGATTGTACCTAAAGGATATGTTTTTGTTTTAGGTGATAATCGAAATAACAGTAATGACAGCAGAACTTTTGGATTTGTACCAATAAAAAATATCGTGGGAAAAGCAGTAACGAAGATATGGCCTATTAAGGGTGATACAACATTAGCGGTAGAGTATCCTAGAGATGGTGATGGAATAACTGATTGAAGGATGAGTACAAAGGATGGGTGCAATGGATTTAGAGAAGTTTGTAAAGGAAAAAGCAATAGAAGTTGGATTAGATATAATAGGTTTTTGTAGTGCAGAGCCATTTTATGAAATAAAGGAGTATTTAATACTTAGAAAACAGAAAGGATATGTAACAGAGTTTGAACCAAAAGATATAAAATTAAGAGTTAATCCTAAAGAAATTATGCCATCAGCTAAAACAATAATTACTGCTGGTCTTTCATATAATGTTGATTTCAAAACTAATATTGATACAAAGAATATTTTAAAAGGTAGACTTTCTAGATCTTCATGGGGAATTGATTATCACAATGTGTTATATAGAAAATTGGAATCATTAGCTAATTATATTAAAAAGGTCAAAAATATAGAATATAAAATTTTTGTTGATACTGGTACTCTAGTAGATAGAGAAATAGCTAAAAGAGCAGGAATAGGCTGGTATGGTAAAAACTGCTTGATAATAAATGATGAATATGGTTCTTTTATTTTTATTGGGTATATTGTAACTAATCTTGAGATTGAGGTTAATAGTGAATCTATTAGTAAGTGTGGGGATTGCAGGCTTTGTCTAGATGCTTGTCCAACCAAAGCACTAGAAGATGCTTATGTATTAAATCCTAAAAAATGTATTTCGTATCTTACTCAAACAAAAGAGAAAATTCCATATGAATTAAGAGATAAAATGAGTACTAAAATCTATGGGTGTGATACTTGTCAATTAGTTTGTCCGAAGAATAAGAATGCTAGAAAAGGTAAAACTAAAGAGTTTATTCCAAAAGTAACAGGTGGGTATTTAGATATTGTTGAAATATTTAATCTATCAAACAAAGAGTTTAAGAAGAAATACGGTCATATAACTGGAAGCTGGAGAGGAAAAAATATTTTAAAAAGAAATTGTGTTATAGCGTTAGGGAACTTAAGAGATAAAAGAGCTATAGAGTTATTATATAAAGCTTTAGAAGATTCAAGTCCAATGATTAGAGAGTATTCAGCATGGGCATTAATGAAAATAGATAGGAAACTAGGGAAAAAAATGTTACTATTACATTTAGAAAAAGAAAAATCAATAGAGGTCAAAGAAGAGATACATAAATTTATTGACTATTTTGATAGGATAACAGATTAATTATGTTAAAAATATGACAAAATATTAAAAATATTTGTCAATGAAGGAAAAATGGTTTTAAATGTGGTATATTAATATTGGTTATGTATTTTGATTTAATATATTATTTTTAGGGAGGTCAAGTATATGAACGGTAAAATGAAAGTTGTGTTAAAGGATAAACCTGGTGTTGGAGCAGTGCTTTCAGAAAAAGATATACCTAAAATAGGACCTAATGATGTTTTGGTTAAGGTTTTAGCGACTTCTATATGTGGTACTGATTATCATATTTATAGCTGGGATGAATGGTCACAAAAAAGGATTAAACCACCAAGAGTAATGGGCCATGAATTTGCTGGTGAAGTTGTAGAGATTGGTAGTAATGTAAAATCTGTAAAAGTTGGAGATATAGTTTCAGCTGAGACTCATATTGTGTGTGGAGTTTGTCCTCTTTGTACAACCGGTAATGCACATATCTGTGTAAACACGGAAATATTAGGTGTTGACACTGATGGTACATTTGCAGAATATGTAGCAATACCTGAAAGTAATGCTTGGGTAAATGATAAAGATGTTCCTGTAGAATTATTATCAATACAAGAACCATTAGGCAATGCAGTACATACTGTATTAGCTGGTGAGATTGTTGGAAAGAGTATTGCAGTTGTAGGTTGTGGACCAATAGGATTAATGGCAGTAGCTGTTGCAAAAGCTGCAAGTGCATCGAAAGTTATCGCTATTGAAGTAAATGAATACAGAATAGAATTGGCTAAGAAAATGGGAGCTGACGTTGTTATAAACCCAATCAAGGAAAACGTTATCGAGAGAGTGTTAGAGGAAACTTCTGGATATGGAGTAGATGTTGTTGCAGAAATGTCTGGTAATGTTATAGCAATACAACAGGCATTCAAATATATCAAATTAGGTGGAAGAATGTCATTACTTGGAATTCCTGCTAAAAATGTTGAGCTAGACTTTGCAAATGATATTATATTCAAAGGGA
This window encodes:
- the queG gene encoding tRNA epoxyqueuosine(34) reductase QueG — its product is MDLEKFVKEKAIEVGLDIIGFCSAEPFYEIKEYLILRKQKGYVTEFEPKDIKLRVNPKEIMPSAKTIITAGLSYNVDFKTNIDTKNILKGRLSRSSWGIDYHNVLYRKLESLANYIKKVKNIEYKIFVDTGTLVDREIAKRAGIGWYGKNCLIINDEYGSFIFIGYIVTNLEIEVNSESISKCGDCRLCLDACPTKALEDAYVLNPKKCISYLTQTKEKIPYELRDKMSTKIYGCDTCQLVCPKNKNARKGKTKEFIPKVTGGYLDIVEIFNLSNKEFKKKYGHITGSWRGKNILKRNCVIALGNLRDKRAIELLYKALEDSSPMIREYSAWALMKIDRKLGKKMLLLHLEKEKSIEVKEEIHKFIDYFDRITD
- the tdh gene encoding L-threonine 3-dehydrogenase — protein: MNGKMKVVLKDKPGVGAVLSEKDIPKIGPNDVLVKVLATSICGTDYHIYSWDEWSQKRIKPPRVMGHEFAGEVVEIGSNVKSVKVGDIVSAETHIVCGVCPLCTTGNAHICVNTEILGVDTDGTFAEYVAIPESNAWVNDKDVPVELLSIQEPLGNAVHTVLAGEIVGKSIAVVGCGPIGLMAVAVAKAASASKVIAIEVNEYRIELAKKMGADVVINPIKENVIERVLEETSGYGVDVVAEMSGNVIAIQQAFKYIKLGGRMSLLGIPAKNVELDFANDIIFKGITMQGIVGRRMYDTWYQVKGLLASGNLNLEPIITHKLPLEEFEKGMELMKSGNCGKVVLYPNK
- a CDS encoding ZIP family metal transporter; translation: MQGILVSILVGLCTGLGALPFLFIKKVPQALKDGLLGFAGGIMVFASSFNLIQPALEKGNLISVIGGIIIGTLLLTFIEYFVPHTHTKNYKENDNGSVLKKNILLAIAVAIHNVPEGFAIGVGYGTGNMSTGLNLALAIGVQNIPEGLVVAAPLIEGGYPRGKALLFSFLTGIGEPIAAAIGFFAARLTDKLLPLILSIAAGAMFYVVSHELIPESHCNNNEMLATYGFIIGLILMIIFRTVIGE
- the lepB gene encoding signal peptidase I gives rise to the protein MINKNKINIFTDCLKIIFITLVTTILIEKYIIGITLVKGGSMLNTINNNDRLLINKLSYIYKKPSRGDIIIFKPPLKNRKGELFIKRVIAVEGDEFKIVGNHVYINDELLIEEYISDEKYIERDYNILQGIVPKGYVFVLGDNRNNSNDSRTFGFVPIKNIVGKAVTKIWPIKGDTTLAVEYPRDGDGITD